The Fusobacterium pseudoperiodonticum DNA window TTTTTAATGGGTAAAAGATTAGACTTATAATAAACATTTTCCTTATCAGCAAAATATTCAGTACTTTTATCTATAATTTCTAATGTATTTAAATCAGCATTGTTTAAAATTTCTCCCTTGTAATAGACATTATCTCCATCAACTGCAAATAACCCAAAATTATCAAGTGCTTTTAAATTTTTTGCCCCTTTTATTTTCTTGTAAGGAAAGATATATTTTGAAGAATCTTTATCAAGTTCAGAAAAAGGAGAATAAAAATAAGTATTTGTACCGTCAGTATAATAACCATTTCCTATAACTTTAAGTTTATTTGGATTTAGGTCAGGGATAATTACATTTTCAAAATAAACAGAATTCTTATCTAAAGCGATATTTTGTGTAAAATAGTCTTCTGGTTCAAAAGGTTTAAATGTAGCTATATCAGCATTTTTAAGTTCTTGCATTCCATCATTTAAGGTAAAAACATAAATTTTACCTTGATATTTAAAAAAATTACTTTTTTCATATTGTTCACCATTAGTCTCAATTTCGTAAGTGTTATTACTAGCATTTATCCAATTAGAAATAAAGAAAGGTATAAAAAACAATGGAAAAATTACAAACACAATTATAGTTATTTTAAGATAAAATGATGTATTTGAAGTTTTTTTCTTTTTAAAAAGATCGTCTAAGTCATTTGTTTTCATAAATTGCTCTCCTAAAATTTTTATATTAATTTTTATTTCTTGGAAAATTTAGATTTTTTTCGTTTTTTTAAAAAGTTTGCAATATCAAATCTATATCTTGCATATAATCCAATTAAAAAAGCGATAGAAATAAAAATAATTTTTGGAATACTATAGGCATAAGGATCTTCAATAAAATGGATAGTAGCTGTCATTATAACTTCGCCATTAAAGGCTATTAATTTTTTTTCAGATATAAAATCTCTTATTTTATTTGCTAAGTTTATAGAATATCCATCTTTTAAGTTTGAAAAATTCAATAAATAGTCAAGAACTTCTTTATCAACAATTTCATAAATAGTTCTATTTATATTTTGATTAAAACCATAAATATCAAAATAGTAATATTTATTTCCTTTTTTCCATATACTTCCATCTCCACCAAAATTGATATCAGCTACTTTTTTCCAATCATTTTCCCAAGCAGTTTTTTTATCAAGATAACGTATTCTAGTGTTTCTTGAGATTAGTTGACCATTTAAAGGTTTTTTCATCAATGAAAAAGGATTATTGCCTGACCTGCTTGCCCAGTCTTCATATACATCTAAATAGTAAACATTTTCATCATCAGAAAATATATCTGGATAAATTTCTTTAATTTCACCTTTAAAAATATTATCCCCTATTCTTTCTTGTTTTCTCTTAAGTGGGTCATAAAAATAAACTCCATCCTTACTTATAAAAAGTAAACTAAAGTGATGTGTTCCATCAACTCCAACAACTTTATAAGGAGCATTTACTGTTTCAAAAAGATAGTCATTTGCATAAACATTCTTACTTTCCTCATCATAAAGATAGTAGACATTGTAATCATTCTCGTGAAATACTTTTAATTTTCCGTTATTTTTAAATGATAAAAGTTTAGATTTATAATAAACATTTTCTTTATCAGCAAAATAAAATAATGCATCTTCAATTGTTTTTATTGTATAGATATCTGCATTAACTAGCTTTTCACCAGCATAATATACTTCTTCACCATCAGTTGCAGAATTTTTTAATTCTTCCACTTTTTCTAATCTTTTATTAGTCTCTAATTTTTTATATGGATAAAAATAGTATTGAGGTCTTTTTGTTTTAAAGAAAAAGTGAGATATATTCTGTATAATTGTACTTTTGGCTGATAACTCTTCATTGTACTCTGAAGATGTTGAGCAAAAATAACTATTAGTACCATCACTATAATAATTATTTCCTACATAATACAATTTATCTGTATCTAAATCTGAAACTGCAATATTTCCAAAATAAACTCTATTTTTATCATAAGCTACATTTCCATTATTAGCTTCTGTATCGAAGACTTTGAAAGTAGGAATATCTACTCCTTCAACTTCTAACAATCCATTCCCATAAACTAAAGCATAGATTTTATCTTTATACTTATAGAAATCACTTGTCCCATATCTTTCACCATTCTCCTGAATTTCAGAAGTATTATCACCAGAAAAAGCAACATAAAATATAACTATAAAACATAAGAAAATAAGTATTATTGCTGAAAGTACAGCAGCTTTTATCATTATATTAGCATTTTTTTGATTATTCACTTTCATTTTAAACCTCTATCAATTAAAAGCATTAAAGCTGATTCTTCTTTAGTGTTATATCTTGTCTCTATAATAATATCTTTATAGAATTTAAAATTTAATTTTTCTAAAACTTTTTTTGACTCAATATTATAATTAAAATATGTTGCTATTAGGTAATTTAATTTTAATATTTTAAAACAATATTCAATAACTTTTAAAACAGCTTCTGTCATTATCCCCTTGTTCCAATAATCTTTACTTAATACATAACCTAATTCTCTCCCAAGTAAATTTTCTAAATTCTTATCCAAATCTTGTCTACATTCTTCTACACCAATAGAACCAATAACTTTTTGATTTTCTTTTAAAACAATAGCAAAAACTTTTTTTTCATTTATAAACATTTTAAGTATTTCTAAACTTTCATCTTTACTTTTGTGATGTTCCCAACCTGCTTTTTCACCTACACCATTTATAGAAGCATATTCAAACAAATCATCTAAATCTGTAATTTTCCAGGCACGAAGAATTAATCTTTCTGTTTCCAATATTACATTACTTATATTAATTTCTGCATTCATAGTTTCCTCCAAGTTAAATTCTATTTGAATTATAACACAAGTTTATATATTTTTTAATGATTTTTTAGAACAAAAAAGTCCTGATTAACTCAGAACTTTTTAAACAATATTATATTTTAATCATAAGTTACATAATAAGCTACAACGCCATTATCATAAGGAAGTTTTTTAAAGAAATTTGTATTAAACAAATTATCGTAAACTGTTGAAATATCTAATTCTTTATCGAAAAGTATCTCTTCATCATTTTTAGCAACTGTAAGAGTATAAGAATTTTCTTTAACTCCGTAGTTGTTGTAAAAAGAAATAAGATAAGTATAATTCTTTACTTTAAAAAGAATAAAATTTTCAGTAAGTTTATTATTATTGTTTTCATTTAAGGGAATTTCGTTCTCGTTTTTAAATAAGTTTTTATTTGCAGTTCCTATAATTATCTTTTCAGCTTTTTCTCCTTCTGAGCCATATACATAGATAAGTTTTTTGTTTTCTTTATATATAGATATAACTTTTTTACTATCTTTTATTTGTGCAGAAAAAACTAAATTTTTATTAGTTATATTTTTCTTTAAATATGGTTTATATTCTTCGCTAAAAATAGTGATTGATAAAATCATTAAAAAGAAAATAATAATTTTTTTCATAATGACTATTCCCCCTTTACTTTATCTTTTTCTTTGTTAAGTAATTGTTTTATTTCTATCATAAGTTCTCCTGCTATTTTTAATAAAGGAGCTATCATATATAATAGCCCCTTTGATTTTGAGTTAAATTAATAGTTTATATAGAAACTTTCATCATCTAAGTAATTTTGATCATAGAATAATCCATTAAATCCTTCAGCATTATTTGGATCATTGAATACTTTATCATAGACAGTTTTATTATTTAATTGTTTTTTATAAAGAGGTCTAGGGTTTGTCCCTTTATATGCTTCAAGTAAATAACTTCTAGTTTTTCCATTAACATTATAGAAAGAAACTATATATCTGTGTCCTTCATTCATAAAAACTAAAAATCTTCCAATATAAGTTTCTGTATCATCTGCATTGAAGAATAAATTTTCACCAATAACCCCCTCTAATGTTATTTCTGGCTTTTTACCTTCTAGTCCAAAAACGTAAACAACCTTTTCTCTATCCTTATACAAAGTAACAACTTTTTTTGTATTTTCCATTTGTGCAGCAAAAAGAATCTTTTTTGCATCTGGATTTGAAGTATTACCTTTTAAATAAGGT harbors:
- a CDS encoding DKNYY domain-containing protein yields the protein MKVNNQKNANIMIKAAVLSAIILIFLCFIVIFYVAFSGDNTSEIQENGERYGTSDFYKYKDKIYALVYGNGLLEVEGVDIPTFKVFDTEANNGNVAYDKNRVYFGNIAVSDLDTDKLYYVGNNYYSDGTNSYFCSTSSEYNEELSAKSTIIQNISHFFFKTKRPQYYFYPYKKLETNKRLEKVEELKNSATDGEEVYYAGEKLVNADIYTIKTIEDALFYFADKENVYYKSKLLSFKNNGKLKVFHENDYNVYYLYDEESKNVYANDYLFETVNAPYKVVGVDGTHHFSLLFISKDGVYFYDPLKRKQERIGDNIFKGEIKEIYPDIFSDDENVYYLDVYEDWASRSGNNPFSLMKKPLNGQLISRNTRIRYLDKKTAWENDWKKVADINFGGDGSIWKKGNKYYYFDIYGFNQNINRTIYEIVDKEVLDYLLNFSNLKDGYSINLANKIRDFISEKKLIAFNGEVIMTATIHFIEDPYAYSIPKIIFISIAFLIGLYARYRFDIANFLKKRKKSKFSKK
- a CDS encoding GNAT family N-acetyltransferase, producing MNAEINISNVILETERLILRAWKITDLDDLFEYASINGVGEKAGWEHHKSKDESLEILKMFINEKKVFAIVLKENQKVIGSIGVEECRQDLDKNLENLLGRELGYVLSKDYWNKGIMTEAVLKVIEYCFKILKLNYLIATYFNYNIESKKVLEKLNFKFYKDIIIETRYNTKEESALMLLIDRGLK